ACAAGGAGAGAAAAGGTGCCAGAAGTCACTGCTCCAAGGGTTTTGAGGCTCAAAAACCACAGGAAAAATCCCACGACCTGGGCAGAGAAGGCAGTGGAAAAACCCCAGAAGAAGGCTTCTTTGGTAGGAACAAAGTGCTTCTCAGAGAGAACAAGAGGAAGAAGGGCAAGGGTGGAGAAGAGGTTCAAAGAGGTGTTGAAAGCGAGGAGATTCTCTTCCTTGAGGTACCTTCGGTAGTAGAGGATTCCCAAAGACCAGAGAAAGCCTGAGGCGATGGCAAGAAGGGACCCTCGGTCGAAGTTGACGCTCCCGGCAGAAATGAGAATACCTGCAAAGGCGAGGAGCATGCCTGCACCCTGGAGGAATCGAAGGGTTTCCTGGGCAAGAAGAATCGCAAGAAGGGCCACGAAAAGCGGCTGGGTGTACACAAGAGTTGAGGCTAAACCCGGGTTTTGGGAAGCCTGGACGGCAAAGTTCACCATGGTGACGAAGAAGACCCCGTTGAGAAGGGCGCCGAAAACAATCCTTGGTGTTACCTGGATTCTCCGGGTAAGGGCAAGAAAAAAGACGGCTCCCGTGGCAAAACGAAAGAAAGAGAGGGTATAGGGGGACATGTACCCAAGAGCCATTTTCGTCAGAGGCCAG
This Candidatus Caldatribacterium sp. DNA region includes the following protein-coding sequences:
- a CDS encoding DMT family transporter encodes the protein MRGNRAYFPILGVLVFWGLSWPLTKMALGYMSPYTLSFFRFATGAVFFLALTRRIQVTPRIVFGALLNGVFFVTMVNFAVQASQNPGLASTLVYTQPLFVALLAILLAQETLRFLQGAGMLLAFAGILISAGSVNFDRGSLLAIASGFLWSLGILYYRRYLKEENLLAFNTSLNLFSTLALLPLVLSEKHFVPTKEAFFWGFSTAFSAQVVGFFLWFLSLKTLGAVTSGTFSLLVPACAYLFTYAIMGRAPTPEQILGSSLALLGVFLSQVRRGSS